In a single window of the Balaenoptera acutorostrata chromosome 3, mBalAcu1.1, whole genome shotgun sequence genome:
- the PPM1A gene encoding protein phosphatase 1A isoform X2, with protein MGAFLDKPKMEKHNAQGQGNGLRYGLSSMQGWRVEMEDAHTAVIGLPSGLETWSFFAVYDGHAGSQVAKYCCEHLLDHITNNQDFKGSTGAPSVENVKNGIRTGFLEIDEHMRVMSEKKHGADRSGSTAVGVLISPQHTYFINCGDSRGLLCRNRKVYFFTQDHKPSNPLEKERIQNAGGSVMIQRVNGSLAVSRALGDFDYKCVHGKGPTEQLVSPEPEVHDIERSEEDDQFIILACDGIWDVMGNEELCDFVRSRLEVTDDLEKVCNEVVDTCLYKGSRDNMSVILICFPNAPKVSPEAVKKEAELDKYLESRVEGGMLLKPFTID; from the exons ATGGGAGCATTTTTAGACAAACCAAAGATGGAAAAACATAATGCCCAGGGGCAGGGTAATGGGTTGCGATATGGGCTAAGCAGCATGCAAGGCTGGCGAGTTGAAATGGAGGACGCACATACGGCTGTGATCGGTTTGCCAAGTGGACTTGAAACATGGTCATTCTTTGCTGTGTATGATGGGCATGCTGGTTCTCAGGTTGCCAAATACTGCTGTGAGCATTTGTTAGATCACATCACCAATAACCAGGATTTTAAAGGGTCTACAGGAGCACCTTCTGTGGAAAATGTAAAGAATGGAATCAGAACAGGTTTTCTGGAGATTGATGAACATATGAGAGTTATGTCAGAGAAGAAACATGGTGCTGATAGAAGTGGGTCAACAGCTGTGGGTGTCTTAATTTCTCCTCAACATACTTATTTCATTAACTGTGGAGACTCAAGAGGTTTACTTTGTAGGAACAGGAAAGTTTACTTCTTCACACAAGATCACAAACCAAGTAATCCGCTGGAAAAAGAACGAATTCAGAATGCAGGTGGTTCTGTAATGATTCAGCGTGTGAATGGCTCTCTGGCTGTGTCGAGGGCCCTTGGGGACTTCGATTACAAATGTGTCCATGGAAAAGGTCCTACAGAGCAGCTTGTGTCACCAGAGCCTGAAGTCCATGATATTGAAAGATCTGAAGAAGATGATCAGTTCATTATTCTTgcatgtgatggtatttgggaTGTCATGGGAAATGAAGAGCTCTGTGATTTTGTAAGATCCAGACTTGAAGTCACtgatgaccttgagaaagttTGCAATGAAGTAGTCGACACCTGTTTGTATAAG GGAAGTCGAGACAACATGAGTGTGATATTGATCTGTTTTCCAAATGCACCCAAAGTATCGCCAGAAGCAGT